One window from the genome of Hippoglossus hippoglossus isolate fHipHip1 chromosome 6, fHipHip1.pri, whole genome shotgun sequence encodes:
- the znf276 gene encoding zinc finger protein 276 yields the protein MKKKARRPRSSETSRQTTVSLGEEKKTPGNRGRPRKTVPVATEDFYHNDAATDKTENSELSEETQKPPENKSKPSGRLSTAVCRLCHGKFSPRSLRHAFNRWSRDSIDILDEDSDAGTQSPLLFHTDFQRLVGVQLNRDPRLSEFICKKCHAKFYKCHSILIRFLQRVNLPPVGKENLKSRKNSTCPESSLNLGSITPPSFTSDSKCLHSLVSWAHRHGEACRSCPDLKEVLKGQCWGSVKAVWGCVDGHRYIMNTANTNPGYEVNSGRGGGDRVMSEEEAELQEDKEEQPGGNGRTPTGSRNTQHIPPAVTVQTQSSALVNWTSNTGGAEEASAPARLEDRAADSDLSDRVVSEDEFEASRKGDVLDDELFEPYSDKRARGATVPNKRRQSPKVPEEPKIKKKPGPKPGWKNKFKPKGEELPNIYKCPYQGCTAVYRAPDGLKKHIKEHHEEVRERPCPHPGCNKVFMIDRYLQRHVKLIHTEERNYICDQCGQTFKQRKHLSVHQMRHSGAKPLQCEVCGFQCRQRASLKYHMTKHKAEADLEFACLMCGKRFEKAHNLNVHMSMVHPVIQTEAQRGISQQQQPQPPPPYSEQRTITLTGQVVQQDQDR from the exons ATGAAGAAGAAAGCCAGACGTCCAAGGTCGTCTGAGACTTCACGGCAGACGACGGTGAGCCTCGGCGAGGAGAAGAAGACgcctggaaacagagggagaccTCGAAAGACTGTTCCAGTAGCAACAGAGGATTTTTACCACAATGACGCTGCCACAGACAAGACGGAGAACTCAGAGCTCAGCgaggaaacacagaaacctccaGAGAACAAGTCCAAACCTTCAG GCAGACTGTCCACTGCCGTCTGTCGCCTCTGCCATGGAAAGTTCTCTCCACGCAGCCTGCGTCACGCCTTCAACCGCTGGTCACGAGACTCCATCGATATCTTAGACGAGGACTCGGATGCTGGGACCCAGTCGCCCCTTTTATTCCACACAGATTTCCAGCGGCTGGTCGGGGTCCAGTTGAACCGCGACCCCCGGTTGTCGGAGTTTATCTGCAAGAAATGCCACGCCAAGTTCTACAAGTGCCACAGCATCCTGATCAGGTTTCTGCAGCGAGTCAACCTCCCTCCAGTTGGGAAAGAAAACCTGAAAAGCCg gaaGAATTCAACGTGTCCGGAGTCGTCGCTAAATCTGGGCTCAATaa CTCCACCATCCTTCACCTCAGACTCAAAGTGCCTCCACAGTCTGGTGTCCTGGGCTCACCGCCACGGCGAGGCCTGCCGCTCCTGCCCCGACCTGAAGGAGGTGCTGAAGGGCCAGTGCTGGGGCTCGGTTAAAGCCGTGTGGGGCTGCGTTGATGGTCACAGATACATCATGAACACCGCCAACACGAATCCAGGGTACGAGGTGAACTCGGGGCGTGGCGGTGGCGACAGAGTGAtgtcggaggaggaggcggagctgcaggaggataaAGAGGAGCAGCCCGGCGGGAATGGAAGGACGCCGACAGGAAGTAGAAACACTCAACACATTCCGCCAGCAGTGACGGTGCAGACTCAGAGCTCAGCACTGGTGAACTGGACCAGCAACACTGGAG GTGCTGAGGAGGCGTCGGCTCCGGCTCGGCTGGAGGACAGAGCAGCTGACAGCGATTTGTCCGACAG AGTCGTCTCCGAGGACGAGTTTGAGGCGAGTAGAAAAGGAGATGTTTTAGACGATGAGTTGTTCGAGCCGTACTCGGACAAGAG AGCTCGCGGAGCGACCGTCCCCAACAAGAGGAGACAAAGCCCGAAGGTCCCGGAGGAGCCTAAAATCAAAAAGAAACCAGGTCCCAAACCCGGCTGGAAGAACAAGTTCAAACCTAAAGG agagGAGCTTCCCAACATCTACAAGTGTCCTTATCAGGGCTGCACGGCAGTTTATAGAGCTCCGGATGGTCTGAAG aaGCACATCAAGGAGCATCAcgaggaggtgagagagcggCCGTGTCCTCATCCCGGCTGCAACAAGGTTTTCATGATCGACCGCTACCTGCAGCGACACGTCAAGCTCATCCACACAG AGGAGAGGAACTACATTTGTGACCAGTGCGGTCAGACCTTCAAACAGAGGAAGCACCTCTCCGTTCACCAGATGAGACATTCAGGAGCCAAACCGCTGCA gtgTGAGGTGTGCGGCTTCCAGTGCCGCCAGCGAGCGTCACTCAAATACCACATGACCAAACACAAGGCAGAGGCCGACCTGGAGTTCGCCTGCCTGATGTGCGGGAAGCGTTTCGAGAAGGCCCACAACCTCAACGTCCACATGTCCATGGTCCACCCGGTGATTCAGACCGAGGCTCAGAGAGGcatcagccagcagcagcaaccgCAGCCGCCTCCGCCATATTCTGAGCAGCGCACCATCACTCTGACCGGTCAGGTGGTTCAGCAGGACCAGGACAGATGA